The following are encoded in a window of Nibricoccus aquaticus genomic DNA:
- a CDS encoding HAD-IIB family hydrolase has protein sequence MSDQKSLSASRPIRLFSTDLDGTLLGNPEAANRFATAWSSLPAATRPLLVYNSGRLLDDTQRLITTGELPAPDYIIGGVGTQIHDARANRTLTEFADRMSPGWDLEKVKAVVSALPVIRPQPDHFQHAFKSSWFFENATPLQLETLEQQLAAAGLDTCVVYSSNRDLDVIPRHANKGGALSWLCARLGIATDEVLVAGDTGNDAGMFRLPGVRGIIVQNAHPELFTATVDIPIYTSGLVMADGVLEGLRHYGIITRAPSAGQSGISAEKMSAPFRQLFTGTQLGSLSDDEKKLIHTGYEKALVALRKNITPLGFSACSLADNAVTGTDINYRSVWARDGSMTVIYTLDLEDSDIRAAQKATLETLLSAASPSGQIPANVRIDNAEADYGGVGNICSIDSGLWVIIAVYNYVNKTNDLDFLRAHIDRLQIAMNWLSAHDSNNDGLLEIPEAGDWTDLFGRSYNVLYDEVLWYRTNVCFGRLLEFLGRFEHAADYLRWSQKVRARVLDTFWPTTRISDPKAPPANRFADRQFGLGDTQYLLAEITPFSFNWRCDVYANVLAFLMHVLDIDRARTAFRFMWGVGVNNPWPVSNLYPVVQAGDPDWRSYYTVNLLNLPNHYHNGGIWPFVGGMWVRFIHQLGFHDVACRELLQLTKLNKLGRDQEWEFNEWAHGITGRPMGKAFQAWSAASFIKACHELEATPTNEPRD, from the coding sequence ATGAGCGACCAAAAATCTTTATCCGCCTCTCGCCCCATCCGCCTTTTCAGCACCGACCTCGACGGCACCCTCCTCGGCAACCCCGAGGCCGCCAACCGCTTCGCCACCGCCTGGTCCTCGCTCCCCGCCGCCACCCGCCCGCTCCTCGTCTATAATAGCGGCCGCCTCCTCGACGACACCCAGCGCCTCATCACCACCGGCGAACTCCCCGCCCCCGACTACATCATCGGCGGCGTCGGCACCCAGATCCACGACGCCCGCGCCAACCGCACGCTCACCGAATTCGCCGACCGCATGTCTCCCGGCTGGGACTTGGAAAAAGTGAAAGCTGTTGTCTCCGCGCTTCCTGTCATCCGTCCGCAGCCCGACCACTTTCAACACGCCTTCAAATCCAGCTGGTTTTTCGAAAACGCCACGCCCCTTCAGCTGGAAACCCTCGAACAACAACTCGCCGCCGCCGGACTCGACACCTGCGTCGTGTATTCGAGTAACCGCGACCTCGATGTCATCCCCCGCCACGCCAACAAAGGCGGTGCTCTCTCCTGGCTCTGCGCGCGCCTGGGCATCGCGACCGACGAAGTCCTCGTCGCGGGCGACACCGGCAACGACGCCGGCATGTTCCGCCTCCCCGGCGTCCGCGGCATCATCGTTCAGAACGCTCACCCAGAACTCTTCACCGCCACCGTCGATATCCCGATCTACACCTCCGGACTCGTCATGGCCGACGGCGTCCTCGAAGGCCTCCGCCATTACGGCATCATCACCCGCGCCCCTTCCGCCGGCCAAAGCGGCATCTCCGCGGAAAAAATGTCCGCCCCCTTCCGCCAGCTCTTCACCGGCACCCAGCTCGGCTCGCTCTCCGACGACGAGAAAAAGCTCATCCACACCGGCTACGAAAAAGCCCTCGTCGCCCTCCGCAAAAACATCACGCCCCTCGGCTTCTCCGCCTGCTCCCTCGCCGATAACGCCGTCACCGGCACCGACATCAACTACCGCTCCGTCTGGGCCCGCGATGGTTCGATGACCGTCATCTACACGCTCGATCTCGAAGACTCCGACATCCGCGCCGCCCAAAAAGCCACGCTGGAAACCCTCCTCAGCGCCGCCTCTCCCTCCGGCCAGATTCCCGCCAACGTCCGCATCGACAACGCCGAGGCCGATTACGGCGGCGTCGGCAACATCTGCTCCATCGACTCCGGCCTCTGGGTCATCATCGCCGTCTACAACTACGTCAACAAGACCAACGACCTCGACTTCCTCCGCGCCCACATCGACCGCCTCCAGATCGCGATGAACTGGCTCAGCGCGCACGATAGCAACAACGACGGTCTCCTCGAAATCCCCGAGGCCGGCGACTGGACCGACCTCTTCGGTCGCAGCTACAACGTCCTCTACGACGAAGTCCTCTGGTACCGCACCAACGTCTGCTTCGGCCGCCTCCTCGAATTCCTCGGCCGCTTCGAACACGCCGCCGATTACCTCCGCTGGTCGCAAAAAGTCCGTGCCCGCGTTCTCGATACATTCTGGCCCACCACCCGCATCTCCGACCCGAAGGCCCCGCCCGCGAACCGCTTCGCCGACCGCCAGTTCGGCCTCGGCGACACCCAGTACCTCCTCGCCGAGATCACGCCCTTCTCCTTCAACTGGCGCTGCGACGTGTACGCCAACGTCCTCGCGTTCCTCATGCACGTGCTCGACATCGACCGCGCCCGCACCGCCTTCCGCTTCATGTGGGGAGTCGGCGTCAACAACCCCTGGCCCGTTTCCAACTTGTATCCAGTTGTCCAGGCCGGCGACCCCGACTGGCGCTCCTACTACACGGTCAATCTCCTCAATCTCCCCAACCATTATCACAACGGCGGCATCTGGCCCTTCGTCGGCGGTATGTGGGTCCGCTTCATCCACCAACTCGGCTTCCACGACGTCGCCTGCCGCGAACTCCTCCAACTCACCAAGCTCAACAAACTCGGTCGCGACCAAGAGTGGGAATTCAACGAATGGGCCCACGGCATCACCGGCCGCCCCATGGGCAAAGCCTTCCAAGCCTGGTCCGCCGCATCCTTCATCAAAGCCTGCCACGAACTCGAAGCCACCCCCACCAACGAGCCCCGCGACTAA
- a CDS encoding ABC transporter ATP-binding protein, with the protein MSQHPVIQLENLTKVFQTDDIETRALADVSLEVNKGEYVSIAGPSGCGKSTLLAILGLLDAPTGGMYLLNGRAVHELNLQERARIRNREIGFIFQSFNLIGDLSVEENVELPLTYRGMLPDERRARVAEALEKVGMSHRAKHLPAQLSGGQQQRVAVARALAGYPAVLLADEPTGNLDSKNGEAVMELLRDLHRGGATIVMVTHDARFTRFAERTIHVLDGRVVDAVTAAANA; encoded by the coding sequence ATGAGCCAGCATCCTGTTATCCAACTAGAGAACCTGACCAAAGTCTTTCAAACCGACGACATCGAGACGCGTGCACTCGCGGATGTCTCGCTTGAGGTCAACAAGGGCGAGTACGTGTCGATCGCGGGGCCTTCGGGCTGCGGGAAGTCCACGTTGCTTGCGATCCTCGGGCTGCTTGATGCGCCGACAGGAGGGATGTATTTGCTTAATGGACGCGCTGTTCATGAGCTGAATCTCCAGGAGCGGGCGCGGATTCGGAACCGTGAGATCGGGTTCATTTTTCAATCGTTCAACCTGATCGGCGATTTGAGCGTCGAGGAAAACGTGGAGCTGCCGCTGACTTATCGCGGCATGCTGCCGGACGAACGACGTGCGAGGGTGGCGGAAGCGCTGGAGAAAGTCGGCATGTCGCATCGTGCGAAGCATCTGCCCGCGCAGCTTTCCGGCGGTCAGCAGCAGCGTGTCGCAGTCGCGCGTGCGCTGGCGGGATATCCAGCGGTGTTGCTGGCGGATGAGCCGACGGGGAATCTCGATTCGAAGAATGGTGAGGCGGTGATGGAGCTCTTGCGCGATCTGCATCGTGGCGGTGCGACCATCGTTATGGTGACGCACGATGCGCGGTTCACGCGTTTCGCGGAGCGGACGATTCATGTGCTCGACGGGCGAGTCGTCGATGCGGTGACGGCGGCGGCGAACGCGTGA
- a CDS encoding sigma-70 family RNA polymerase sigma factor, with translation MMQGPARPKDHSTAKQQRFLSLFLRSEKEIFRYVGALVPSTADAEDIVQQTAIALWEKFDAYDAAQPFTPWACRFALNKARQWIERRQRWQALLASGLADQIEERREQLLPALECRLQHLENCLADLPVEQRRLIEGYYYRRATIENLAEVSGRSVAGTYKALHLPSFTFHEKPPRYRTLLH, from the coding sequence ATGATGCAAGGACCTGCACGGCCCAAGGATCATTCGACCGCTAAACAGCAGCGGTTTCTTTCGTTATTCCTTCGGAGCGAGAAAGAGATTTTCCGCTACGTGGGTGCGCTTGTCCCAAGCACCGCCGATGCGGAGGACATCGTGCAACAAACAGCCATCGCGTTGTGGGAAAAATTCGATGCCTACGACGCGGCGCAGCCGTTTACGCCGTGGGCTTGTCGCTTCGCGCTGAACAAAGCGCGGCAGTGGATCGAGCGCCGTCAACGCTGGCAGGCTTTGCTCGCTAGCGGGCTTGCCGACCAAATTGAAGAGCGTCGTGAGCAGTTGCTTCCGGCGTTGGAGTGTCGATTGCAGCATCTGGAAAATTGTCTCGCGGATCTCCCGGTGGAGCAGCGACGGCTCATCGAAGGATATTACTATCGCCGGGCGACGATCGAAAATCTGGCAGAGGTTTCGGGGCGGTCGGTGGCGGGAACGTACAAGGCGCTGCATTTACCTTCATTCACATTCCATGAAAAACCACCTCGATACCGCACGCTCCTCCACTGA
- a CDS encoding TolC family protein, which produces MKAAMNCWKIAALCLCGLSGLSAQTETAEPLSLQEAIQRALAHNRQIKVVRFSPEIARARLFGGKGVFDPALTVGRDYEKEEMPFASSVATSGSFNKRDGYRASLDGRTPWGLDYSIGTSWTGERVRGSAGEYDAYSGISVTQPLLKGAGSDAQLYEVRLLKADAKISEWEFRQVVIDTVTRVIVAYSDLQFSHEYLRVTQRSRDLAANLIRENEIRVNAGGMSNNQLVQARARAAARGEAVILADRALRDADLRLRHLLGEDMPTERASLLAVQVGSISPERIAAADLEKAWELRPDFQQARLLLGKRDADLAYARNWLMPRLDVVGGYSFSGVGETARDSRRMVSDREFGSYSAGVVLTVPLTFARERGRLRAARLEREQAEEDLERFKQEIALNVSLAAGRLDSVQQRIVATRAGYELAKEALDDEVKKLRTGASTTFVVLSLQESLSGVEVAMYRAISEERIAAALYDREIGGTLERWGLSVALR; this is translated from the coding sequence ATGAAAGCGGCGATGAATTGTTGGAAGATCGCAGCGCTGTGTCTTTGCGGATTGAGCGGGCTGTCTGCGCAGACGGAAACGGCGGAGCCGCTTAGTTTGCAGGAGGCGATTCAGCGGGCGCTCGCGCATAACCGGCAGATCAAGGTGGTGCGGTTTTCGCCGGAGATCGCGCGGGCGCGACTGTTTGGCGGCAAGGGCGTTTTTGATCCGGCGCTGACGGTGGGGCGTGATTACGAGAAAGAGGAGATGCCGTTTGCTTCGAGTGTGGCGACGAGTGGGTCGTTCAATAAGCGTGATGGTTACCGGGCATCTTTGGATGGGCGCACGCCGTGGGGACTGGACTACAGCATCGGGACGTCGTGGACGGGCGAACGTGTTCGCGGGAGTGCGGGAGAGTATGACGCGTATTCCGGCATCAGCGTGACGCAGCCGTTGCTTAAAGGAGCGGGATCGGATGCACAGTTGTACGAAGTCAGGCTTCTCAAAGCGGACGCGAAAATTTCGGAGTGGGAGTTCCGGCAGGTCGTGATCGATACGGTGACGCGGGTGATCGTCGCTTACAGCGATCTTCAGTTCTCGCATGAATATCTGCGCGTGACGCAGCGATCACGCGATCTGGCCGCGAATTTGATTCGGGAAAACGAGATCCGGGTGAATGCGGGCGGCATGTCGAATAACCAGCTGGTTCAGGCGCGGGCGCGGGCGGCGGCGCGTGGCGAGGCGGTGATTCTGGCCGACCGGGCGCTGCGCGATGCGGATCTGCGGCTGCGGCATTTGTTGGGAGAGGACATGCCGACGGAACGCGCATCGCTGCTAGCAGTGCAGGTGGGATCGATTTCGCCAGAGAGGATCGCGGCGGCTGACTTGGAGAAGGCGTGGGAGCTGCGTCCCGATTTTCAGCAGGCTCGGCTTCTTCTGGGTAAGAGAGACGCGGATCTGGCATATGCGCGGAATTGGTTGATGCCGCGATTGGACGTTGTCGGCGGTTATAGTTTCAGTGGTGTCGGCGAGACGGCGCGGGACAGTCGGCGGATGGTGAGTGACCGCGAGTTTGGGAGTTACTCGGCAGGCGTTGTCCTGACTGTGCCGCTCACGTTTGCGCGGGAGCGGGGGCGGTTGAGGGCGGCGCGTTTGGAGCGTGAGCAAGCCGAAGAAGACCTAGAGCGGTTCAAACAGGAGATCGCGTTGAACGTGAGCCTGGCGGCGGGGCGGCTGGATAGCGTCCAGCAGCGGATCGTGGCCACGCGCGCGGGGTACGAGCTGGCGAAGGAGGCGCTCGATGATGAGGTGAAGAAGCTCCGCACGGGCGCGAGTACGACGTTTGTGGTGCTGTCGTTGCAGGAGTCGCTTTCGGGGGTGGAGGTGGCGATGTATCGGGCGATCTCGGAGGAGCGGATTGCGGCGGCGTTGTATGACCGGGAGATCGGGGGGACGCTGGAGCGGTGGGGGTTGAGTGTGGCGTTGCGGTGA
- a CDS encoding TonB-dependent receptor, whose product MKFREWGFPAVVVAGVILQGGGRAVRAQEVEVLSRLVVSASRAPQMMDEVPLAVRVVDGERLRVAMGVDVALREETAFGLFRRTSSVAANPTAQGVSLRGIGPSGASRSLVLLDGVPLNDPFGGWVSWSAVPRMSLGGAQIVSGGGSSVWGSAALSGVVALESVAVETERQEVRAEFGGFEMWRGEAAVTRAVGGGFLRVDVEAFSTEGFYALKEADRGAVDRALSSEHRTARVAWSGAVSEHVRANVTGRFFEEERGNGTAMQGNATRAGFVSAAIEGEPRPGLSWAAVAYGQRQSFESFFTTVNATRSAETPANDQFEVPATAAGTSASVTWKDSDVASMAVGGDVRWVEGETREDFLFQAGQLSRRRFAGGEQIFAGAFVHHDRRIAERWRASVDVRADFWENADGRLREVARASGAVVAEENFATQAGMELSPRAGLVWKASEAWRVRGAVYRAFRVPTLNEYYRPFRVGTVNTLANADLKRETLTGGEVGTEFTRGAWRLEATGFWNELEDAVGNVTLSTNPALTTRQRQNLDTVRVSGVELGAGWRVVEALELRAGYLWSDAEVTEARAQASLVGKRLAQAPEHKATASVDWRAPGGLNVRVAGRYTSEQFEDDENALVLREAVTVDLRVEKSWRVRAREGRRAGLRLTVFAAVENVFDEDVVTSRSATGLLTYDAPRWVRGGVRVAW is encoded by the coding sequence ATGAAGTTTCGTGAGTGGGGGTTTCCGGCCGTCGTGGTGGCCGGGGTGATTTTGCAGGGCGGTGGCAGGGCGGTGCGGGCGCAGGAGGTGGAGGTGTTATCGAGGTTGGTCGTATCCGCTTCGCGGGCACCGCAGATGATGGATGAAGTGCCGCTGGCGGTGCGGGTGGTGGATGGGGAGCGGTTGCGCGTAGCAATGGGCGTGGATGTGGCGTTGCGAGAGGAGACGGCGTTCGGGCTTTTTCGGCGGACGAGCAGTGTGGCGGCGAATCCGACGGCGCAGGGTGTTTCTTTGCGCGGGATCGGGCCGAGTGGAGCGAGCCGGTCGCTGGTGTTGCTCGATGGCGTGCCGCTCAACGATCCGTTTGGCGGATGGGTGAGCTGGAGTGCGGTGCCGCGGATGTCGCTCGGTGGCGCTCAGATCGTGAGTGGCGGCGGCTCGAGTGTATGGGGGAGCGCGGCGCTCAGCGGGGTGGTGGCGCTCGAGAGTGTGGCCGTGGAGACGGAGAGGCAGGAAGTGCGCGCGGAGTTTGGGGGTTTTGAGATGTGGCGCGGAGAGGCTGCGGTGACGCGAGCCGTGGGCGGGGGATTTTTGCGGGTGGATGTGGAGGCGTTTTCGACGGAAGGGTTTTATGCGTTGAAGGAGGCGGATCGTGGCGCGGTGGACCGGGCGTTGTCGTCGGAGCATCGGACGGCGCGGGTGGCGTGGAGTGGGGCGGTGAGTGAACACGTGCGGGCGAATGTGACGGGGCGGTTTTTCGAGGAGGAGCGGGGGAATGGGACGGCGATGCAGGGGAATGCGACGCGGGCGGGGTTTGTGTCGGCGGCGATAGAGGGAGAGCCGAGGCCGGGGTTGAGTTGGGCGGCGGTGGCGTATGGGCAGCGGCAGAGCTTCGAGAGTTTTTTCACGACGGTGAATGCGACGCGGAGTGCAGAGACGCCGGCGAATGATCAGTTTGAGGTTCCGGCGACGGCGGCGGGGACTTCGGCGAGCGTGACGTGGAAGGACAGCGATGTGGCGAGCATGGCGGTGGGTGGGGATGTGCGCTGGGTGGAAGGGGAGACGCGGGAGGATTTTTTGTTTCAGGCGGGGCAGTTGTCGCGGCGGAGATTTGCGGGTGGGGAGCAGATTTTTGCGGGAGCGTTTGTGCATCATGACCGGCGGATTGCGGAGCGGTGGCGGGCGTCGGTCGATGTGCGGGCGGATTTTTGGGAGAATGCGGACGGGCGTTTGAGGGAAGTGGCGCGGGCGAGCGGCGCGGTGGTGGCGGAGGAAAATTTTGCGACGCAGGCGGGGATGGAGCTGAGTCCGCGCGCGGGGCTGGTGTGGAAAGCGAGTGAGGCGTGGCGGGTGCGCGGGGCGGTTTATCGGGCGTTCCGGGTGCCGACGTTGAATGAGTATTACCGGCCGTTTCGCGTGGGGACGGTGAACACGCTCGCGAATGCGGACTTGAAAAGGGAGACGCTGACGGGCGGGGAAGTGGGAACAGAGTTTACGCGCGGAGCGTGGCGGCTGGAGGCGACGGGGTTTTGGAATGAGCTGGAGGATGCGGTGGGGAATGTGACGTTGAGCACGAATCCGGCGCTGACGACGCGGCAGCGCCAGAATCTGGATACGGTGCGGGTGAGTGGGGTAGAGTTGGGCGCGGGCTGGCGGGTGGTGGAGGCGCTGGAGTTGCGGGCGGGGTATTTGTGGAGCGACGCGGAAGTGACGGAGGCGCGGGCGCAGGCGTCGCTCGTGGGGAAGCGGTTGGCGCAGGCGCCGGAGCATAAGGCGACGGCGTCGGTTGATTGGAGGGCGCCGGGCGGGCTGAACGTGCGGGTGGCGGGGCGCTACACGAGCGAGCAGTTTGAGGATGATGAGAACGCGCTGGTGTTGAGAGAGGCGGTGACGGTGGATTTGCGGGTGGAGAAATCGTGGAGAGTGCGTGCGAGGGAAGGAAGACGGGCGGGGCTGAGGCTGACGGTGTTTGCGGCGGTGGAGAATGTTTTTGATGAGGACGTCGTGACGAGCCGGAGTGCGACAGGGTTGCTGACGTACGATGCGCCGCGGTGGGTGCGAGGTGGCGTGCGGGTGGCGTGGTAG
- a CDS encoding GH39 family glycosyl hydrolase: MKIPSMLACVLVAAALMTSVARAAEAFPVSIQVDAAKQVGELKPVWRFFGADEPNYATMKDGQKLLKHLGELKPQQVFFRTHNLLTSGDGTPALKWGSTNIYTEDAQGKPVYDWRVVDLIFDSYVGRGVRPFAQIGFMPQALSTHPEPYRHEWRPGLPYENIITGWAYPPKDYDKWRELVYQWVKHCVERYGKEEVEQWYWEVWNEANGHYWKGTPEEWYKTHDYAIDGVRKALPTAKVGGPHSAGSGGKFMDDFLKHVSSGKNYATGKVGTPTDFLAFHAKGSPVFVDGHVRMGISNHLTAIDRGFGKIAAFTALKDRPIIIGESDPEGCAACQSPQNGYRNGTMYSSYTAASFARKHLLADKHGVNFEGAVTWAFEFEDQPWFAGFRALATNGVDLPVLNVFRMFSKMGGERVATTSSAEVPLDVMVKAGVRERPDVAAFASVEKTKIAVMVWHYHDDDLAGADAAVALKVAGFPADVHGALVTHYGVDEMHSNSYGTWKRMGSPIAPTQEQYAQLEKESQLTTVGDVSAVDVKNGEAALGFALPRQGVSLLVFDWGVGK, translated from the coding sequence ATGAAAATACCCTCGATGTTGGCGTGTGTGTTGGTGGCGGCAGCTTTGATGACTTCGGTCGCGCGGGCGGCGGAGGCGTTTCCGGTTTCGATTCAGGTGGATGCGGCGAAACAAGTGGGAGAGTTGAAGCCTGTGTGGCGTTTCTTCGGCGCTGACGAACCGAACTATGCGACGATGAAGGATGGGCAGAAGTTGCTGAAGCATCTCGGCGAGCTGAAGCCGCAGCAGGTTTTCTTTCGCACGCATAATCTGCTCACGAGCGGTGACGGGACGCCGGCGCTGAAGTGGGGGAGCACGAATATTTATACGGAGGATGCGCAGGGGAAGCCGGTGTACGACTGGCGAGTGGTGGATTTGATTTTCGATTCTTATGTTGGGCGTGGCGTGCGGCCGTTTGCGCAGATCGGGTTCATGCCGCAGGCGCTGTCAACGCATCCGGAACCTTACCGGCATGAGTGGCGTCCGGGGTTGCCGTACGAGAATATCATCACGGGCTGGGCTTATCCGCCAAAGGACTACGACAAGTGGCGTGAGCTGGTTTACCAATGGGTGAAGCACTGCGTGGAGCGGTATGGTAAGGAGGAAGTGGAGCAGTGGTATTGGGAAGTGTGGAACGAGGCGAACGGCCATTATTGGAAGGGCACGCCGGAGGAGTGGTACAAGACGCACGACTATGCGATCGACGGCGTGCGGAAGGCGCTGCCGACGGCGAAGGTCGGCGGGCCGCACTCGGCGGGCAGCGGCGGGAAGTTCATGGACGATTTTCTGAAGCACGTCTCGAGTGGGAAAAATTATGCGACGGGCAAGGTGGGGACGCCGACGGACTTTCTGGCGTTTCACGCGAAAGGTTCGCCGGTGTTTGTCGACGGGCATGTGCGCATGGGCATCTCGAATCATCTGACGGCGATTGATCGGGGGTTCGGAAAAATCGCGGCGTTCACGGCGCTGAAGGACCGGCCGATCATTATCGGTGAATCCGATCCGGAAGGGTGCGCGGCGTGTCAGAGTCCGCAGAATGGTTATCGCAACGGCACGATGTATTCGAGTTACACGGCGGCTAGTTTTGCGCGGAAGCATCTACTCGCGGACAAGCATGGCGTGAACTTCGAGGGCGCGGTGACGTGGGCGTTTGAGTTTGAAGATCAGCCGTGGTTCGCGGGCTTTCGTGCGCTGGCGACGAATGGTGTCGATCTGCCGGTGCTGAATGTTTTCCGGATGTTTTCGAAGATGGGCGGAGAGCGCGTCGCGACGACGAGTTCAGCGGAAGTACCGCTCGATGTGATGGTGAAGGCGGGTGTGCGCGAGCGGCCGGATGTGGCGGCGTTTGCGAGCGTGGAGAAAACGAAGATCGCGGTGATGGTGTGGCATTATCATGACGACGACTTGGCCGGGGCGGATGCTGCTGTGGCGTTGAAGGTCGCGGGGTTTCCGGCGGATGTGCACGGGGCGCTGGTGACGCATTACGGCGTGGATGAGATGCACAGCAACTCGTACGGGACGTGGAAGCGCATGGGTTCGCCGATCGCGCCGACGCAGGAGCAATACGCTCAGCTGGAGAAGGAGAGTCAGTTGACGACGGTGGGCGATGTTTCTGCCGTGGATGTGAAGAACGGCGAAGCGGCGCTTGGGTTTGCGCTGCCACGGCAGGGCGTGTCGTTGCTGGTATTTGACTGGGGCGTGGGGAAGTGA
- a CDS encoding glycosyltransferase codes for MNQLSIESTLPRIGMVSTHGYVAAIPPLGAADTGGQVVYVIELSKKLAQLGFEVDIWTRRFEDQPEIDIVNERVRVIRVPCGGKKFIGKEYLVDHLPEWSENALRFIAKHGLKYHFFNSHYWDAGVATQRLAEALDVPHIHTPHSLGLWKKQLMEKDFPDDAAALEKKYNFAERIRQETLLYRSCEAVVATTPPQLDLITHDYGTVTENAHMIPPGYDDNRFYPVSAASRKSIRQRLGFEGQVVLALGRLARNKGYDLLVESFALVATRIPDAILHLAVGGEKLNTNEQTILDELKAQVARLGLESRVKFGGFVSEADLPDYYRAADIFVLCSRYEPFGMTAIEAMACGAPTVVTTQGGLFRAISFGRHALYGDPFDREDLGIMIVKPLRHPRLAARLSRMGAHKARSLFTWTGIAQQLISLVEERVSAASFTDTEWDEPWNDGD; via the coding sequence ATGAACCAGCTCTCAATCGAATCCACCCTGCCTCGCATCGGCATGGTCTCCACTCACGGCTACGTCGCCGCCATCCCGCCCCTCGGCGCAGCCGACACCGGCGGCCAGGTCGTCTACGTCATCGAACTCTCCAAGAAACTCGCCCAGCTCGGCTTCGAGGTCGACATCTGGACCCGCCGTTTCGAAGACCAGCCCGAGATCGACATCGTCAACGAACGCGTCCGCGTCATCCGCGTCCCCTGCGGCGGCAAAAAATTCATCGGCAAGGAATACCTCGTCGATCACCTCCCGGAGTGGTCCGAAAACGCCCTCCGCTTCATCGCGAAGCACGGCCTCAAATATCACTTCTTCAACTCCCACTACTGGGACGCCGGCGTCGCCACCCAACGCCTCGCCGAAGCCCTCGACGTCCCCCACATCCACACGCCCCATTCCCTCGGCCTATGGAAAAAGCAGCTCATGGAAAAAGACTTTCCCGATGACGCCGCCGCCCTCGAAAAAAAGTACAACTTCGCCGAACGCATCCGCCAGGAAACCCTTCTCTACCGCTCCTGCGAAGCCGTGGTCGCCACCACCCCGCCCCAGCTCGACCTCATCACCCACGACTACGGCACCGTCACCGAAAACGCCCACATGATTCCCCCGGGCTACGACGACAACCGCTTCTACCCCGTCTCCGCCGCCTCCCGGAAATCCATCCGCCAGCGCCTCGGCTTCGAAGGTCAGGTCGTCCTCGCCCTCGGCCGCCTCGCCCGCAACAAAGGCTACGACCTCCTCGTCGAGTCCTTCGCCCTCGTCGCCACGCGCATCCCCGATGCGATCCTCCACCTCGCCGTCGGTGGCGAAAAACTGAATACCAACGAGCAGACCATCCTCGACGAACTCAAAGCCCAGGTCGCCCGCCTCGGCCTCGAATCCCGCGTCAAGTTCGGCGGCTTCGTCTCCGAAGCCGATCTCCCCGACTACTACCGCGCCGCCGACATCTTCGTCCTCTGCAGCCGCTACGAACCCTTCGGCATGACCGCCATCGAAGCCATGGCCTGCGGCGCGCCCACCGTCGTCACGACACAAGGCGGCCTCTTCCGCGCCATCTCCTTCGGCCGCCACGCCCTCTACGGCGACCCCTTCGACCGCGAAGACCTCGGCATCATGATCGTGAAACCCCTCCGCCACCCACGACTCGCCGCCCGCCTCTCCCGCATGGGCGCGCACAAAGCCCGCAGCCTCTTTACCTGGACCGGCATCGCTCAACAACTCATCAGCCTCGTCGAAGAACGCGTCTCCGCCGCTTCTTTCACCGACACCGAATGGGACGAACCCTGGAACGACGGCGACTAA